A region of Desulfobacterales bacterium DNA encodes the following proteins:
- a CDS encoding protein GlmU, whose translation MTLSKKSKIHQLLDKGVRIASPESIEIGKDVDIKNISANGVVIYAGSKIFGSSTVISSDTKIGLETPATVKHCQIGPEVELKGGYFEGAVFLAKAKAGSGAHVRKASIFEEQASIAHTVGTKHTILFPFVTLGSLINFCDCLMAGGTSRKNHSEVGSSYIHFNFTPNQDKATASLIGDVPRGVLLNQAPIFLGGQGGMVGPRRLSFGTTVAAGTIVRKDELRPGRLIFGGLPPEGNMPYQPGRFGNHRRAVINNIVYIANLIALYQWYGHVRSQFVSKNFSEMLLTGLKEKMNWAISERIDRLEGFCHTLNEQSGQSGNAHDSRTTMAAKQHQELLANGRQLKDLLEQSKTVNGDDGCRDGFLEAIHKGIQKNGPDYIPVIQQLLPSEGDSATTWLQGIVDQIVKGALDIIPSYK comes from the coding sequence ATGACGCTTTCCAAAAAATCAAAGATACATCAGCTTCTTGACAAAGGGGTTCGTATCGCCAGCCCGGAAAGCATCGAAATCGGCAAAGACGTCGATATCAAAAACATATCTGCCAACGGGGTCGTCATTTATGCGGGCTCAAAGATTTTCGGCAGCTCAACGGTAATTTCCAGTGATACAAAAATCGGTCTGGAAACGCCGGCGACCGTTAAACATTGTCAGATCGGTCCTGAAGTTGAGCTGAAAGGCGGCTATTTTGAGGGCGCTGTTTTCCTTGCCAAAGCCAAAGCAGGCTCCGGGGCGCACGTGCGCAAAGCCAGTATTTTCGAAGAACAGGCCAGTATCGCCCATACAGTCGGCACCAAACACACAATTCTTTTTCCGTTTGTTACTCTGGGGAGTCTGATCAATTTCTGCGATTGTTTGATGGCCGGCGGAACCAGCCGTAAGAATCATAGCGAAGTGGGCAGCTCCTATATTCATTTCAACTTTACTCCCAACCAGGACAAGGCGACAGCATCTTTAATCGGGGATGTGCCCCGTGGGGTGTTGTTAAATCAAGCGCCCATTTTTTTGGGCGGGCAGGGCGGAATGGTAGGGCCGCGCCGGCTTTCCTTTGGAACGACGGTGGCTGCCGGCACCATCGTGCGCAAAGATGAACTCCGGCCCGGGCGCTTGATATTCGGTGGCTTGCCGCCGGAAGGCAACATGCCGTATCAGCCGGGTCGGTTTGGGAATCATCGTCGGGCGGTGATTAACAATATTGTATATATTGCCAACCTGATCGCCTTATATCAATGGTACGGCCATGTGCGCAGCCAATTTGTTTCTAAGAACTTTTCTGAGATGTTGTTGACCGGGCTCAAAGAAAAAATGAATTGGGCCATATCAGAACGTATTGATCGGCTCGAGGGTTTTTGTCACACCCTAAATGAGCAATCGGGCCAATCTGGCAACGCCCATGATTCACGGACGACTATGGCTGCGAAGCAACACCAGGAACTGCTTGCCAATGGACGCCAACTAAAGGATTTATTAGAGCAGTCCAAAACGGTAAATGGCGATGACGGCTGCCGGGATGGTTTTCTGGAAGCAATCCACAAGGGTATTCAGAAAAATGGTCCAGATTATATTCCGGTCATTCAGCAGTTGTTGCCATCCGAGGGCGATTCTGCAACTACTTGGCTTCAGGGAATTGTCGATCAAATCGTAAAGGGGGCCCTGGATATTATTCCCTCTTATAAATGA